One window of Penaeus chinensis breed Huanghai No. 1 chromosome 1, ASM1920278v2, whole genome shotgun sequence genomic DNA carries:
- the LOC125026868 gene encoding probable transcriptional regulatory protein Dgeo_2194 isoform X1, which translates to MSRAIRLARPLIAQYQSSVASKIPWSIVHTLGNGNTSISRDQRFLQCRGMAGHSKWANIKHTKAAKDAERQKKFMKCSRLIKLAVKEGGSVDPKLNSKLAKAIEFARSCCMPVASIESALKASQKSQDDAKPAIMEYRGPGGVFILTELLTSNISRTRQMLQTVLKKHNVQETKGALSMFEEKGVIIAEGNGLSLEAAMDSAIEIGAEDVEEEENGLVFTSTPDDFLAVKQGLENLKYNISYASVDFIPISPITLNENDQEALDIIIQKMEDIDDVMKVHVSL; encoded by the exons ATGTCACGTGCGATAAGG CTTGCACGGCCCCTGATTGCGCAGTATCAGAGTTCCGTTGCAAGTAAAATTCCATGGAGCATAGTGCACACCCTTGGAAATGGAAACACCAGCATTAGCCGCGACCAGAGATTCCTCCAGTGCAGAGGCATGGCAGGACATTCCAAGTGGGCGAATATTAAACACACAAAAGCTGCCAAGGATGCTGAGAGACAGAAGAAATTTATGAAGTGTTCAAGGCTCATAAAGCTTGCTGTTAAag AAGGTGGAAGTGTAGACCCTAAGCTGAACTCAAAGCTAGCCAAAGCAATCGAATTTGCCCGGAGTTGCTGCATGCCCGTGGCGAGCATTGAAAGTGCATTAAAAGCATCTCAG AAATCCCAAGATGACGCTAAACCAGCAATTATGGAATATAGAGGACCTGGTGGTGTATTTATTTTAACAGAATTGCTTACTTCAAATATCTCTCGTACCAGGCAGATGCTACAAACAGTCCTTAAGAAACACAA TGTACAGGAGACAAAAGGAGCTCTAAGTATGTTTGAGGAAAAGGGCGTTATTATAGCAGAGGGTAATGGATTATCTCTGGAGGCTGCAATGGACAGTGCGATAGAAATAGGAGCTGAGgatgttgaagaagaagaaaatggtctTGTG TTTACAAGTACACCAGATGACTTTTTAGCCGTCAAACAAGGCCTGGAGAATCTCAAGTATAATATCAGCTATGCAAGTGTGGATTTCATACCTATATCCCCCATCACCCTAAATGAAAATGACCAAGAAGCACTGGACATCATTATTCAGAAAAtggaagatattgatgatgttatgaAAGTGCATGTTAGTTTATag
- the LOC125047811 gene encoding probable pyruvate dehydrogenase E1 component subunit alpha, mitochondrial, which produces MLSKFIRSVVQQGHANQRALAPFMTSSVRNSGTATEATFETRPYKLHKLETPPNNTTSCTRDEALTYYTQMQMIRRMESAASNLYKEKAIRGFCHLYSGQEAICVGIKGALRSQDSVITAYRDHGWAYVMGCTVTSIMAELTGRTQGMARGKGGSMHMYAKNFYGGNGIVGAQVPVGAGVALANKYLENNGINVSLYGDGAANQGQLFEAYNIAKLMNLPAVFICENNGYGMGTSVDRASASTNYYTRGDYVPGIWIDGMDVLSVKEAISYCIEHCTSGKGPLVLEVATYRYHGHSMSDPGTSYRTRDEIQEVRQTRDPIMLFKERILSADLVTAEELKKIDGEVRKEVDEAVKIAKTDKEIAVQELAADVYSNPLETTIRGTTPYDPYTHQRLSKIINPH; this is translated from the exons AGAGCCCTGGCACCTTTCATGACCTCTTCAGTAAGGAACAGTGGAACAGCAACCGAGGCAACTTTCGAAACGAGGCCCTACAAATTGCACAAACTGGAGACGCCTCCAAACAACACCACGTCATGCACTCGGGACGAAGCCCTTACTTATTATACTCAGATGCAGATGATCAGGAGGATGGAGAGTGCGGCTAGTAACCTCTACAAGGAAAag GCTATTCGGGGATTTTGCCATTTGTACAGTGGCCAAGAGGCTATTTGCGTTGGTATCAAGGGAGCTCTGAGGTCACAAGATTCGGTTATCACTGCCTACCGAGACCATGGATGGGCGTACGTCATGGGCTGCACCGTGACAA GCATCATGGCAGAATTGACGGGAAGGACACAAGGAATGGCCAGAGGCAAAGGAGgctctatgcatatgtatgccaAGAACTTCTATGGTGGTAATGGTATTGTAGGTGCCCAGGTACCCGTAGGTGCCGGCGTCGCCCTCGCTAACAAGTACTTGGAGAACAATGGTATCAATGTTAGTCTTTATGGTGATGGAGCTGCCAATCAG GGCCAGCTTTTTGAAGCATATAACATCGCCAAGCTGATGAATTTGCCAGCTGTATTTATTTGTGAGAATAATGGTTACGGCATGGGTACTAGTGTTGACCGAGCCTCGGCCTCGACCAACTACTACACTCGTGGAGACTACGTCCCTGGAATATGG ATTGATGGTATGGACGTACTGAGTGTAAAGGAGGCCATCAGTTACTGCATTGAGCACTGTACCTCTGGAAAGGGACCTTTAGTACTGGAGGTAGCAACCTACCGCTACCACGGTCACTCTATGTCTGACCCTGGTACATCTTATCGTACACGTGATGAAATCCAGGAAGTCCGTCAGACCAGAGACCCAATCATGCTTTTTAAGGAACGCATTCTCTCTGCAGATTTGGTTACAGCTGAGGAGCTTAAG AAAATCGATGGTGAAGTGCGCAAGGAAGTTGATGAGGCCGTCAAGATTGCAAAGACAGACAAGGAAATCGCAGTTCAGGAGTTGGCTGCTGATGTTTATTCTAACCCTCTGGAGACTACCATTCGTGGCACTACTCCTTATGATCCATACACACACCAGCGCCTCAGCAAAATCATTAACCCACATTGA
- the LOC125026868 gene encoding probable transcriptional regulatory protein Kole_1935 isoform X2 → MAGHSKWANIKHTKAAKDAERQKKFMKCSRLIKLAVKEGGSVDPKLNSKLAKAIEFARSCCMPVASIESALKASQKSQDDAKPAIMEYRGPGGVFILTELLTSNISRTRQMLQTVLKKHNVQETKGALSMFEEKGVIIAEGNGLSLEAAMDSAIEIGAEDVEEEENGLVFTSTPDDFLAVKQGLENLKYNISYASVDFIPISPITLNENDQEALDIIIQKMEDIDDVMKVHVSL, encoded by the exons ATGGCAGGACATTCCAAGTGGGCGAATATTAAACACACAAAAGCTGCCAAGGATGCTGAGAGACAGAAGAAATTTATGAAGTGTTCAAGGCTCATAAAGCTTGCTGTTAAag AAGGTGGAAGTGTAGACCCTAAGCTGAACTCAAAGCTAGCCAAAGCAATCGAATTTGCCCGGAGTTGCTGCATGCCCGTGGCGAGCATTGAAAGTGCATTAAAAGCATCTCAG AAATCCCAAGATGACGCTAAACCAGCAATTATGGAATATAGAGGACCTGGTGGTGTATTTATTTTAACAGAATTGCTTACTTCAAATATCTCTCGTACCAGGCAGATGCTACAAACAGTCCTTAAGAAACACAA TGTACAGGAGACAAAAGGAGCTCTAAGTATGTTTGAGGAAAAGGGCGTTATTATAGCAGAGGGTAATGGATTATCTCTGGAGGCTGCAATGGACAGTGCGATAGAAATAGGAGCTGAGgatgttgaagaagaagaaaatggtctTGTG TTTACAAGTACACCAGATGACTTTTTAGCCGTCAAACAAGGCCTGGAGAATCTCAAGTATAATATCAGCTATGCAAGTGTGGATTTCATACCTATATCCCCCATCACCCTAAATGAAAATGACCAAGAAGCACTGGACATCATTATTCAGAAAAtggaagatattgatgatgttatgaAAGTGCATGTTAGTTTATag
- the LOC125028264 gene encoding small nuclear ribonucleoprotein F-like, with product MSIAVPTPINPKPFLNQLTGQAVIVKLKWGHEYKGILVSVDGYMNLQLANTEEYIEGQSTGSLGEVLIRCNNVLYIRGAEDDDEEEGQMKE from the exons ATG TCCATTGCCGTTCCCACTCCGATCAACCCCAAGCCCTTCCTCAACCAGCTGACAGGACAGGCTGTCATAGTAAAGCTGAAATGGGGCCACGAATACAAGGGAATTCTGGTCTCGGTCGATGGCTATATGAACCTCCAG CTTGCCAACACAGAAGAATACATTGAAGGCCAGTCAACAGGAAGCCTAGGGGAGGTACTCATCCGCTGCAATAATGTCCTATATATTCGTGGTGCGGaggatgatgacgaagaagaaggccAAATGAAGGAATAG